TTaaaactttggttttaattcgtGCATTCCCTCATCCTCAATCTTCTGTATGTCTGCACCCACTGTGCTGCTTGATCCGACGTCCTTCCCTTTCAGAAATCCTTCTCAGCACGGGCGGTGTCGCGCTCCCACCAGCGAGCTGAGCACATCCTGAAGAACCTGcagcaagaggaggagaagcggcgACTGGGCCGCGAGGCCAGCATCATCACAGCCAtccctgtggctcaggaggcgTGCTACGAGCCCACGTGCAGCCCGCCaccagagcaggaggaagaaggTGGAGCTACCAGACTCACAAGCTCACATCGTACAGAAATACACAATACAAGCACCGGAAGCTCTGTACCCTGACTGTATGTGGTTTTCCCTGTTTATGTGCTGGTCGTGTTGGATGTTGATCCCGCCAGCAGAAGAAGTGGTGAACCTGGCATCACGCCGTCTGTCCGTCAGCCCATCCTGCGCCTCCAGTAACTCCCACAGGAACTACTCTTTCCGTCGGGGCTCCGTGTGGTCCGTCCGCTCACTGGCGAGTGCTGAAGGTACGAAAACCCAGAATCACTGATGATGAGTTTTCATAAAGCCGCTTTGTttcctcgtttttttttttctttaatttccactgatttgtttttgccagatgaagaaaacacagcagaacacaCTCCTACCCACCACATGCTGCAGCCACCTCAGGCTGTCTTCCCAGCATGCATCTGTGCTGCCGTTCTCCCAATAGTCCACCTCATGGAGGACGGGGAGGTTCGAGAGGACGGAGTGGCCGGTGGGCGTCATTTTCTCGCCACATATGAGACCTGTTCGTTGTATTTTGTCACACGCTTTGGTTACAAGTGAttatgtttcatgtttctgcaGTGAGCGCTGTGGCTCAGCAAATCCTCTGGAACTGTCTGATCGAGGATCCGGCCCTGGTTCTCCGCCACTTCCTGGAAAAACTAACAGTGAGCAACAGACAGGTGAGAAAACCTCGGGTGAGAAAGTCCAGTCCGGCTCGATGGGGGATCATGGGATTAAAGCGAGCATCACtttgtgtctcttgtgttttcagGACGAGCTGATGTACATGCTGAGGAAGCTCCTGCTCAACATCGGAGATCTGCCGGCTCAGACGTCTCACATCCTCTTCAACTACCTGgtaaatcaacaaaaacaacttcagGATCATTTAAAGTCATGATCACTTATTTCACGtgaatctcctcctcctcctcctcctcctccttgtagGTGGGACTCATCATGTACTTTGTGCGGACTCCCTGCGAGTGGGGTATGGACGCAATCTCTGCCACGCTGACCTTCCTGTGGGAGGTGGTCGGCTACGTGGAGGGGCTCTTCTTCAAGGACCTGAAGCAGACCATGAAGAAGGAGCAGTGTGAGGTCAAACTGTTGGTCACTGCTTCCATGCCAGGTGAACGATACCTAAAACTGAACATCATGATACCACATCAACCACACAGAGGcctttttaaaacattacatCGGATATTTAAggtgttaaaataaatacaatcccCTCAGATGTCAATGTTCCTGAAAccttttcttgtgtttgtcaACACAGGAACCAAAACCCTGGTGGTGCACGGTCAGAACGAGTGTGACATCCCAACACAGCTCCCAGTGCACGAGGACACTCAGTTCGAAGCTCTGCTGAAGGTAAAAGCTTGTTTTTACATATTTGAAATACTAATGCCGGTGCACTTCAGTGAAATACTGAAGTTTGTGGCTTGTCCTCTTTCTCCAAACAGGAGTGTCTTGAATTTTTCAACATTCCCGAGGCCAGATCAGCGCATTACTTCCTCATGGACAAACGATGGAACCTCATTCATTACTCCAAGGTGACAAACACTTTCATTGAAGCTGCTGGTTCGaaggattttatttattattagctGAGAAACAGGCTGGTTTTGCTATTTCATGACAAGTTGACATTTTGGAGATGAATATGTGTTTCATGGCAGAGCCGTGGAGACTGACTTTAATTTAGGACTTAATTGTAAATGAGCCATTAATTAACCTGGTACAGTTTTAGTGAGATAAAGTAAAGTCACAACTATCTTGATGTAAGTCTTTGTTTTGAGGTTGTCTTTAAAGCCAGTGGCCGCAGggtttatgttttcaggttctcCGTCCATCAGTTTCATTCTTGTGAACCCAATATCTGAAGAACGCCTTGAGGAAAAATTCACACTGCATGGCTGTGGATTACAACGGCAGagctttaatttattatttttttacttcttcatttatatgtgatgtttttatcCCCGTCCTGTAGACATATGTCAGGGACATCTACCCGTTCCGGAGGTCAGTCTCTCCACAGCTCAACCTGGTCCACATGCTGCCTGAGAAAGGACAAGAGCTCATCCAGAAACAGGTATGGACgattcaaactttatttctaaCACTTTGTGAAAGTGAAGTTAAACAGAACTTTATTTCTCATCTTGTTCAGGTGTTTTCCCGTAAACTGGAGGAGGTTGGCCGGGTCCTCTTCCTAATCTCCCTCACTCAACACATGCCGGCCGTGCACAAACAATCCCACGTCTCCCTGCTGCAGGAAGACCTCCTCCGTCTGCCCTCCTTCCCACGAACGGCCATCGACGCAGAGTTCTCATTGTTCAACGAGCAACAAGGTGAGACGGACTCCGaccaacactgaaataaaagcgTTACATTTATAAGTGTTATATTTTGATCCCCtgtcgtctcctcctctctcaggtaAGGAGCTGTTTGGTTTGGACACCCTCCACAAGGTGCTGTGGATCAAGCTGCTGGAGGAAATGTTTCTGGGGATGCCCAGCGAGTACCCGTGGGGGGACGAGATGATGCTGTTCCTCAACGTCTTCAACggggctctgctgctgcacccgGAGGACAGCTCCCTCCTCAGGCAGTACACAGCTACTGCCATCAACACCGCTGTGCACTTCAaccatctcttctctctgagcGGTTACCAGTGGATCCTGCCGACCATGCTGCAGGTACAGAAACATGGATCCTGTAGATATCGTGGTGGTTCTGTCTCATTAAACTGCCTCTGAACACATTTAACTCAGATAACACACTGATGGACATCCCCTAAACGTCGTTTTTCCAGGTCTATGCTGACTATGAGAGCGACCCTTTACTGAGGCAGGGCATCGAGTTCTGCTGCCGACAGTTTTACATCCTGCACCGCAAACCCTTCGTCCTGCAGCTGTTTGCAAGCGTCGCTCCGCTGCTGGAATTCACAGTAAGACTGTTGAGTTTGTTGAGGAGGATTCCTGGATGACTCCAAATAGCTTTCAATAAACTTGTCTCCATCCATGTTCCCTCACCTCCAGACCAGCACCAGCACTGGTCTGTCTAAAGGAGTCTCAGCCCAGTGTCTGTTCGACCTGTTGGTGTCTCTGGAGGGTGAGACGCCGGACGCCCTGGACGCTCTGGAGCTGGTGAAGGCAGAGAAACCTCTGCGCTCTCTGGGTAAACTGTCAAACACTCTAATTAAACCATCATCAGGCACGGGATGCTCTAAATATGATCTATTTTTTGGTTTCAGATTTCTGTTATGGTAACGAGGACTTGGCCTTTTCTATCAGCGAGGCCATCAagctgtgtgtgactgtggtcGCCTACGCCCCTGAATCCTTCCGGAGGTAAGGAGACACACTTcatctccatcttttcctctaCTGCACCCACGTCTGTCCCACAACAGTTTATTTGTGTCCAGTCTCCAGATGCTGATGGTGCTGGAGGCCTTGGTTCCCTGTCACCTCCAGAAGCTGAAGAGCAACACCATCACGATGGAATCTGCTTCAGCTGCCAGGGACGAGATTGCCGCCATCGCTGCTCTGGCCACGTCACTGCAGGCCCTCCTCTACAGCTCAGAGGCTCTAACAAGGTCGGACACATCTGAGTTTTTACTCGTTGTAGCTACAGGTGGTTGAGATGCTTATAATTTTATCCACACCTCCTCCACAGGCCCATGACAGCACCACAGCTGTCCCGCTGTGATCAGGGCCATAAAGGAGGCACCACGGCGAACCACGCCATGTCCGGAGGGGTCAACACCAGGGACAACCTCCACCTTCTGGAGGAGGGCCAGGGGATGCCGAGGGAGGAGCTGGATGAGCGAATCGCAAGGGAGGAGTTCCGCCGGCCGCGGGAGTCGCTCTTAAACATCTGCACCGAGTTTTACAAACACTGCGGACCGCGACTCAAGATCCTGCAGAATGTGGCCGGAGAGCCTCGGGTCACGGCCCTGGAGCTGCTTGACATCAAGTCCCACATGAGGTGACGAGATTTAACATGAGTGTCCTCCATCAGCTGATTAAAGTTGTCAGTTTTCTGCGGCAGCACATttggcagagagaaaaagaaaactgcctGACACTCTGTCCGTTTCTTTCCCAGGCTGGCAGAGATAGCCCATGCGCTGCTGAAGCTGGCGCCCTACGACACCCTGACCATGGAGAGCCGCGGGCTGCGGCGCTACATCATGGAGATGCTGCCCATCACCGACTGGTCGTCAGAGGCCGTCCGCCCCgccctcatcctcatcctcaagAGGCTGGACCGCATGTTCAACAAGATCCACAAGATGCCAACGCTCAGGTGCGCTCGCCCACAGGCATTATGCACCAGGTCTGTTGAATACGATCCCTCTTCTTCTCCGTCTCCCTGTGAGTGTGTCGTGCTGTGCCGGTGCCGTGGTGTGTACAGTAAATAGACAGCTTCTTGGCACTGTCCTCTGTAGTGCTGCCTTCGTGGGTGATGTACCGTAAGTGCTGCTGTAGCGTGTTTCTGTGCGGATTCttgcgagtgtgtgtttctgcagtgtGTAGCTGCCTGTGTATGTGAGCTTTCACTATTCACTGTCAGTTCAGCCAAGTGATGATTGTGTCACTTTAAAGATTTTTCCGATTTATTATTGATCCGACGCCACGTCCATGTCAATTGATGAGACTGAACTAAGATGACTGGTGTTTCCATGCCAACATCTTCTTTCCCTTTCATCCCACATGacctggatgtgtgtgtgcgtctctaTTTTTATgaccatgtgtttttatttggttgTGTGGTGGTGTTGTGTGGTTGTCTGTTCTCCAGGAGACAGGTGGAGTGGGAGGCGGCCAGCAGCCTGATCGAGGGGATCTGCCTCACGCTGCAGCGACAGCCAATCATCTCTTTTCTCCCGCACCTTCGCTCGCTGATCAACGTCTGTGTAAACCTGGTAcgaagacacacacattaatctGCTACGTCTcctgttctgtgttgttttcttgaagtatttctttgtgtgttgtcAGGTGATGGGTGTGGTCGGCCCCTCCAGTGTGGCGGATGGGCTGCCGCTGCTCCACCTCAGCCCCTACCTCTCCCCGCCACTTCCTTTCAGCACGGCGGTCGTCCGGCTGGTTGCCCTGCAGATTCAGGTCGACCTCCTCTTCATCAAGTAAAATCCTCGTTGATATTTCCCCACGGAAAATATTCACTCAGCGTTTGTTTTTCAATCTCAGGCCTTGAAGGACGACTTCCCTCTCAGTCACGTGATCTCACCGTTCACCAatcaggagaggagggaggggatgcTGCTCAACCTGCTCATTCCCTTTGTGCTGACCGTCGGTTCTGGGAGCAAAGGTAATGACTGACCAGTGGCAGCTGGCCAATAGAGGGCGCCGCCCCACCACTCACCGCATTACAATGAATaagacataaaacatttaaataaaaatgaaatgataaaataaaaatattttgaaatatatgtatatatttttttagatgtgcaagataaatattttatagTTAATGATGAGTAAAGTTGTTGCTAGGCTACATGCTACCCACTACTGttaaccggctagcgctgcggtgttgttgctccgggatggtcaTATCAAAGAACCGAACAAAGGTAAGTTACCTTGAAActatacaacaacaacacctaTTGATTTATCTATTATCATAATCGTACAACATATACTTAcaagcctcaagtggtttttaatgttattgtggtaatttaccgtttatttaacacgtctaatgaagtttgaagcaagttcacaatcagaatcagaaatactttattaatccccgtagggaaattcaaactttaactagctttagtaaagggttgtgttgtcatttgattgtaaaccttcttctccttctcctgtcaccacaagctcaaccctgctgaaATCATTGGTTTTCAGCACACaatgataaatatatacagtaatgAACAGCTTTAAGCAGCACTCCACTGCGATTTCCATGACTGTGCCCATACGAAGGTCAAACAAAACCTCTTCAAGtttatgtttcctttaaaaaacacacaaaaaccaggaaagtatttgtaaaaaaagtgaaaaacatttattttgatcaCTTCATAAATCCCTCCATTAACCCTGCCAGTCCTCAAGCAGGTGAAGAAGGTacggtcagctcaggtgctgttagATGGAGCTGCTGACTTCTTCCAactctgtggttttctcaaccccagagcgtggcggaatCTCTTCCAGACTGAAGGCTTCTtttgtttctcagggagaacgctggagagagacttctcctcagtgacgtcctccttactctctccattgagctgaccactggaaacatcagctgcaTACAGAAGACtgcagacctcatgataagaagcttgGAGCTTCAACAGCTCTTCTTCGAGaagcttcttctcctgcttctccacctggagctcagtgttaaacttctcctggttgagagtctgattttgacagacctcatgatgagaagctctgagcttcaccagctgttcttggagaaccttcttctcctggagctcagcgttCCACTTCTCCTCGTTGATAGTCTGATTAAGACAGACCTCacgataagaagctctgagcttcaccagctgttcttggagaacgttcttctcctggagctcagcgttCCACTTCTCCTCGTTGATAGTCTGATTAAGACAGACCTCacgataagaagctctgagcttcaccagctgttcttggagaacgttcttctcctggagctcagtgttccacttctcctcgttgatagtctgattttgacagacctcacgataagaagctctgagcttcatcagctgttcttggagaatgttcttctcctggagctcagcgttccacttctcctcgttgagagtctgattttgacagacctcatgatgagaagctctgagctccatcagctgttcttggagaacattgttttcctgcttctcctcctggagctcagtatTCAACTTCTCCTCGTTGATAGTCTGATTAAGACAGACCTCacgataaga
The genomic region above belongs to Paralichthys olivaceus isolate ysfri-2021 chromosome 24, ASM2471397v2, whole genome shotgun sequence and contains:
- the LOC138406969 gene encoding golgin subfamily A member 6-like protein 25 isoform X3 → MDIPTCGTLKTRIQAQRKTLREDEEIQRKKRKMTVPSEVKTGELAAVKVQGERYKLWDEHLMRMKEIEAALSKANNSKLAAQGIQVRALEEDTVALEGKMTAHSEVMTGELAVIKVQDKRHKLWDERLMRMKKKRAARSKAYNIKLAAQGNQVRALEEDTVALEEKVAPLKRDFSRVELVVTEVEERQAHSQKIDSMDKETQTSELPHDENNALQEELMELRASYNEVCLNQTINEEKLNAELQEEKQERNVLQEQLMKLRASYREVCLNQTINEEKLNTELQEEKQENNVLQEQLMELRASHHEVCQNQTLNEEKWNAELQEKNILQEQLMKLRASYREVCQNQTINEEKWNTELQEKNVLQEQLVKLRASYREVCLNQTINEEKWNAELQEKNVLQEQLVKLRASYREVCLNQTINEEKWNAELQEKKVLQEQLVKLRASHHEVCQNQTLNQEKFNTELQVEKQEKKLLEEELLKLQASYHEVCSLLYAADVSSGQLNGESKEDVTEEKSLSSVLPEKQKKPSVWKRFRHALGLRKPQSWKKSAAPSNST